From the genome of Gryllotalpicola protaetiae:
GTCGAGCTGCTCTTCGAACGCGCCGAACTTCTTCGCGGGGAACGGGACACCGTAGGCCGTGTGCTCCGCCTCGAACCAGCCGGCGCCGAGGCCCAGCTCGACACGGCCACCCGACATGTCGTCGACCTGTGCGACCTGGATCGCGAGCAGCCCGGGGTGACGGAACGTCGCCGAGGTCACGAGGGTTCCGAGCCGGATCCGCGAGGTCTCCCGGGCGAGCGCACCGAGCGTCACCCAGGAATCGGTGGGCCCAGGGAGGCCATCGCCGCTCATGGCGAGGTAGTGATCGCTGCGGAAGAAGGCGTCGTAGCCGAGCGCCTCACCCTTCTGCGCGACGGCGAGCTGGGTCTCGTAGGTGGCGCCCTGCTGGGGCTCGATGAAGATCCTGAAGTCCACGAGCCGAGCCTAGGCTCAAAGCATGTCTCCAAAAGAGCTCCATGCCGACTCCCCGCCCATCACCGTCAGCATCACCCGCCTCGTCAAGCCGGACAAGATCCCGGAAGCGACGCGCTGGGTGCAGGCGGGCGTCAATCTCGCCAACCGCTACGACGGATTCCTCGGCTCGGGGTGGGTGCGCGGCACCGCCGACGGCGAGGAGTGGCACATGCTCTACCGCTTCGCCGATCGCGCGCGGCTCGACGCGTGGGAGAACTCGACGGAGCGCGCGGCGTGGCTCGAGCGCGGCCGCGATCTGGTCACGCACCAGCGCACCGAGCGGCGCACCGGCATCGAGGGTTGGTTCGACGCGCCGCGGCCCGCGACCGGCGTGCTCGAGGCGCTCGCCGCGCCGCCCGTCGTTCCTCCCGCCTGGAAGCAGACGATCGCGATCTGGTGCGGCTTCTTCCCCGTGAACGCGGCGTTCACCTACGTCATCTCCTGGCTCTGGCCGAGCTTCGGCCTGCTGCCGATCTGGCTGCGCTGCCTCATCTCGACCGCGATCCTGTGCCCGATCATGGTGCCGTTCGTGCTGCCCGTCGTGACCGGGTGGCTCAGGCCATGGCTGACGGCTCAGCCGAGGAGGTCGTCGACGGTCGTCAGCTCGATGAGGGGCGCGTAGAGGGCCATCGCGTCGAGCGCGCGCTGATGATCTGCGGCTGAAGCCCCGGCGCAGGCGTCCGTCGGCACGAGCACGTGCACGCCGTCGTCCGCGGCGGGCAGCGCCGTCGAGAGCACACAGCAGTCGGTCGACACGCCGGTGAGCACGATCTCGGATGCCCCGTGCAGCGCCGCCTTGAGCTCGAGCCCCCACTTGCCGAAGCTCTCGCGGGTCACGACCGGGCGCCCCGCCGCGAGACCCTCGATCTCCGGCGTGAACGCGTACAGCGGGTCGCCGGCGGGCACGAGCGCGAACGGCCACTGCGCGAAGTACGGCACCCAGGCGCCGCGCGGCTCGGCCGGTGCGACATAGCGCGTGAACACGACGCGATTGCCGAAGGCGGGCATGAGACGGCGGATGCCTACGCTCGCGGTCTCGTAGTCCGGCGACGCCCACGGCGAGTCGTGTGCGAAGACGTTCTGCATGTCGACGACGACGAGCCAGGCATCCGTGCTCATCGCTCGCCGCCCTCCTGTCGCCGCACGGCGCCCGCGCTGAACAGCGTGCCGACGAAGCCGATCAGCAGCGCGAGAATCACGCCGAGATTCGCTCCGGCCCAGTCGCCCTTTACGCCGCCGAGCCCGAGCGGGCCGAGCAGATAGCCCTGCCACGTCAGCCAGGACGCGTAGGTGTTGGTCACGAGCCCCCAGCCGATGGCCGTTCCCACGACGACGAGCGCGACCGGCAGCCAGCGGACCGAGCCGTAGCGGCCGCGCGGGTCATAGAGGGCCGGCTGGTCGTACTCCTTCCGGCGCAGCAGGATGTCGGCGAGCATCACGCCCGCCCACGCCGCGATCGGCACGCCCAGCGTGATCAGGAAGCCCTCGAAGGTGTAGATGAAGTCTCCCGCGAAGAACACGATGTAGACGGCGCCGATGATCATGATCACGCCGTCCACGCCGGCGGCCGCGTAGCGCGGGATCCTGACGCCGATCGAGAGCAGCGACAGCCCGGACGAGTAGATGTCGAGCGCTGCCCCGCCGATAAGTCCCAGCACCGCGACGATCGCGAACGGGATGAGGAACCAGGTCGGCAGGATCGTTGCGAGCGCGCCGATCGGGTCGCCGTTGATGGCCGTGTTGAGCGTCTTCGACGATCCGGCGAGCAGCATGCCGAAGAAGAACAGCACGAGGGGCGCGACCGAGCCGCCGAGGGTGGTCCAGAACACGATGCCGCCGCTGCGGGCGCTGCGCGGCAGGTAGCGCGAGTAGTCGGCCGCGGCGTTCACCCACCCCAGCCCGAAGCCCGTCATCATCAGCACGAGGCCGCCGATGACGGCCGGGAAGGAACCGGCCGGAAGCGCGGTGACGGCTCCCCAGTGGATGTGCCCGGCCACCAGTACGAAGTAGACGACCGTGAGCACGCCCGTCACGACGGTGATGATCACTTGCAGGCGCATGACGATGTCGAAGCCGAAGACACCGGCGCCGATGACGAGCACGACCACCACGATGAGCGAGACGATCTTCGTGGGCGTGCCGCCGCCCCAGCCGAGCGCGCTGAGAACCGTCGAGGTCGCGAGCACGGCGAGCGCGGCGAGCACCGTCTCCCACCCGACGGTCAGCACCCACGAGATGAGGGAGGACAGCCGGTTGCCGTTCACCCCGAACGCGGCGCGGCTCAGGACCATCGTCGGCGCGGAGCCCCGCTTGCCCGCGATCGCGATGAATCCGCACAGCAGGAACGAGATGACGATTCCGAGGATGCCGACGATCGTCGCCTGGGCGAACGAGATGCCGTAGCCGAGCAGGTACGCGCCGTATCCCAGCCCGAGGACCGACACGTTCGCGCCGAACCAGGGCCAGAACAGGGTGGCCGGGCGGCCCTTGCGCTCGGACTCGGGGATGGGGTTCAGGGCGTTGAGCTCGACGGCGAAGCCCGCGGGCGCTGCGTCGCGCGTGGCATCTGTGCTAGTGGCCATGTGGTTAGGCTGGCACACCATGAGGGCTCTGACCGAGGAAGACATCCGCGGCGCGTTCGTGAACGCGACGGCAGATCAACTCGCACGGCTGCCCCTGCCCGGCCTCCACGAGACCATCTGGGAGGATCGGGAGTTCCTGGGATGGCGCGACGGGCAGGCCGCGCAGCTCGGCTACCTCGTGCACTGGGACGATGGCGAGCAGCGACCGGTCGGCATCGTCGTGCGCGCCGCGGGCGGCTCGATGCGGGCGGGCATCGCCGCGATGTGCTCGTTCTGCCACTCGCCGCAGCCGGCGACGCAGGTGCGCATGTTCTCTACCCCGCGCGCTGGCGACGCCGGCCGGAACGGCGACACCATCGGCACCTACATCTGCGAGGACCTGGCCTGCTCGCTGCTGATCAGGCGCCAGCCCCCGCACCTGAACCCGCCGCAGCTGATCGCCCAGCGCGGGGCGGCTCTGCTGCAGCGGGTCCAGTCGTTCACGTCGAACGTGATGCGCGCGGCGTAGGCGGTCTGCCGGTCAGGCCGCCACCTTCACCGCGCCCGTGCGCACGTCCTCCGACAGGTAGTCGGCGTACGCGCCCGTCGTGAGGAACAGCGGGAACTCGGTGCCGAGCGTGACCTCGGCGAACACCCGCGCCGCGTCGAAATAACGGTCGCCGTCGAACGCCGGCAGCTCGGCGAGCACGTCGACGAGCACGTTCTCGACGAGGTCGGCCGTGACGGGAGTGCCCTCGGCGGTGGTGACCCCCTGGCGGATCCACTGCCACAGCTGCGAGCGGCTGATCTCGGCCGTCGCCGCGTCTTCCATGAGGTTGTCGATCGCGGCGGCGCCGTTCCCGCGCAGCCAGCTCTCGATGTAGCGCAGCCCGACGGACACGTTGGTGCGCACCCCCGCGTCGGTGACCGTCGCCCCGGGAATCCGCAGATCGATCAGCTGGGAAGCCTCGACCGCCACGTCCTCGCGCAGCCGATCGAACTGGTTCGGCTTCTGGCCGAGAACACGATCGAACTGGGCGCGCGCGATCGGCACGAGGTCGGGGTGCGCGACCCACGAGCCGTCGAAGCCATCGTCGGCCTCCCTGCCCTTGTCGTTCGAGACCTGCTCGAGCGCGCGGGCGTTCGCCTCCGGGTCCCTACGGTTCGGGATGAAGGCGCTCATGCCGCCGATGGCATATGCCCCCCGCTTGTGACAGGTGGCGACGAGCAGTTCGGTGTACGCCCGCATGAACGGCACCGTCATCGTGACCTGCGACCGGTCGGGCAGCACGAAGGCGGGGCCGCGGTCGCGGAAGTTCTTGATGACGCTGAAGATGTAGTCCCAGCGACCGGCGTTGAGGCCGGCGCAGTGCTCGCGCAGCTCGTACAGGATCTCGTCGAGCTCGAACGCCGCGGTGATCGTCTCGATCAGCACCGTCGCGCGGATCGTGCCGTGCTCGAGGCCGAGCGCGTTCTCGGTGAAGGTGAACACGTCGTCCCACAGTCGCGCCTCGAAGCGGTTCTCGATCTTCGGCAGGTAGACGTAGGGGCCGGTGCCGCGCGCGATCAGCTCGTGCGCGTTGTGGAACAGGTAGAGGCCGAAGTCGACGAGCGAGGCGGATGCCGGTGCGGCGGTGCCGGGCGCGTCGACGTACTTCAGGTGGCTCTCCTTGAGGTGCCACCCGCGCGGGCGGAACACGATCGTCGGCGTCGTGTCGCCGAGTCGGTATTCCTTTCCCTCTGGCGTCGTGAAGTCGATCTGCCGGCGGATCGCGTCGAACAGGTTCGTCTGCACGGCGATGACGTTCGCCCAGGTGGGCGACGACGCGTCCTCGGCGTCGGCGAGCCACACCTTCGCGCCCGAGTTGAGCGCGTTGACGGTCATCTTGCGGTCGGATGCCGGGCCGGTGATCTCGACGCGGCGGTCTTCGAGCCCGGGGCCGGCGCCGGCGACGCGCCAGCTTGCGTCCTCGCGGACCCGGCGCGTCTCGGGCGGGAACTCGGGGTCGATGCCGCGGCCGATGTCGTCGACGCGGATGCGGCGCTCGCGGATCCGCTCGGAGCGGCGTCCCGCGAACACGCTGTGCAGCTGGGCGAGGAACGCGAGCGCCTCCGGCGTCAGGATCTCGTCCTGACGCGGGGCGGGCTCCCCCGAGAATTCGATGTGCTTGGTCATGATGTGCTCCCTGTTTCAGATGGGGCGGCTCAATGGAACTGCTCAGACTCGGTGGAGCCGACGAGAGCGAGGGTCGAGGCCGTGGGGTTCAGGGCCGTCGCGATGCGGTCGAAGTAGCCGGTGCCGACTTCGGCCTGGTGCTTGGTCGCGGTGTAGCCGCGTGACTCGGAGGCGAACTCCGCCTCCTGCAGCTCGACGTACGCCGACATCTGACGGTCCTTGTAGCCGTGCGCGAGGTCGAACATCGAGTGGTTCAGGGCGTGGAAGCCCGCGAGGGTGATGAACTGGAACGCGTACCCCATTGCCGACAGCTCGCGCTGGAAGCTCGCGATCTGGTCGTCGTCGAGATGGCCGCGCCAGTTGAAGCTCGGCGAGCAGTTGTAGGCCAGCTGCTGGTCGGGGTAGATGTCGTGGATCGCTTCGGCGAAGGTGCGCGCCAGTTCGATGTCGGGTTTGCTCGACTCGACCCAGAGCAGGTCGGCGTAGGGCGCGTAGGCGAGGCCGCGGCCGATCACGGGGCGGATGCCGTTCTCGACCTCGTAGAAGCCCTCTGCCGTGCGCGTGCCTGTCAGGAACTCGCGGTCGCGCTCGTCGACGTCACTCGTGAGCAGGGTCGCGGCCAAGGAATCCGTGCGCGCGATGATGACCGACGGCACCCCCGCGACGTCCGCCGCGAGCCGCGCGGCGTTCAGCGTGCGGATGTGCTGCGAGGTCGGCACGAGCACCTTGCCGCCCATGTGGCCGCACTTCTTCTCGCTCGCGAGCTGGTCCTCCCAGTGCACGCCGCCTGCGCCCGCCTGGATCATGGCCTGCATGAGCTCGTAGGCGTTCAGCGGGCCGCCGAAGCCGGCCTCGGCGTCGGCCACGATCGGCACGGTCCACTCGCGGCTCGACTGGCCGGTCTCGGCGAACTCGATCTGCGAGGTGCGCAGCAGCGCGTTGTTGATGCGGCGCACGACGGCAGGAACGGAGTTCGCCGGGTAGAGGCTCTGGTCGGGGTACGTCTGGCCGGCGAGGTTCGCGTCGGCCGCGACCTGCCAGCCCGACAGGTAGATGGCGTCGAGGCCGGCCTTGACCTGCTGCACAGCCTGGTTTCCGGTCAGCGCCCCGAGGGCCGCGACCCAGTACGACGGGTCCTCGCCGCTCGTGCGGATGAGCTCCCAGAGCCGCTCCGCCCCGCGACGGGCGAGCGTCGCGTCCTCGCGGACGGGGCCGCGCAGCGAGACGACGTCCTCCGCCGTGTAGTCGCGGGTGGTGTTCGCCCAGCGCGGGTCTGTGGCCCACTCCGCCTCGAGGTCGATCGCGGTCTGGGTCTGGTCGCCGGGCCGAATGCCAGTGAACATGTTGTCTCCTTCGACGGTGTTCGGATGCCTGAGACCAGGTTCACCCGCGGAAAACCGGCGGTGAAGGAATCCGTTTACAGAAATTTGCGGCTTTTTCTGCGGATCAGAAGGCTGACGGATGCCTGCGCGCCGCCCATCATGGAAGGCATGGACTCGCTCACCATCGGCCGACGCATCCGCCAGCTCCGCTCCGAGAAGGGGCTGACGCTCGAGACGCTCGCCACGGCGATCGACCGTGCGCCGAGTCAGTTGTCGGTGATCGAGAACGGCCGCCGCGAGTTGAAGCTGAGCGAGGTGAACCGCCTGGCCGACGCGCTCGGCGTCGAGGTCGACGCGCTGCTGTCGAGCGAGGCGCCATCGAAGCGCGCCGGCCTCGAGATTGCCCTCGAGCGGGCGCAGCGCGGGCCGCTGTTCGCCTCGCTCGGGCTGCCGGCGCTGCCGCTGCGCAAGACGCTCTCCGACGAGGCGATCGAGACGATCCTCACGCTCCATGGCGAGCTCGAGCGGCTGCACACCGAGCGGGCCGCGACGCCGGAGGAGGCACGCCGGGCCAACACCGAGTTGCGCGCCGAGCAGCGAGCGAAGAACAACTACTACCCGGAACTCGAGAAGGCGGCCCGCGAGCTGCTCGCCGCCATCGGCCACCGCGGCGGCCCGCTGTCGCAGCGGGCGACCGGCGAGCTGGCATCCCACCTCGGCTTCACCCTGCACTACGTGCACGACCTGCCCGCCTCGACCCGCAGCGTGACCGACCGCGAGCACGGGCGCATCTACCTTCCGATCAAGCAGGCGGGCACCGACCCGCGCACGGCGCTGCTGCAGGCGCTCGCGGCGCACGTGCTGGGGCGCCCAGAGCCGAAGGACTACGGCGAGCTGCTGCGCCAGCGGGTCGAGACCAACTATCTCGCCGGCGCGCTGATGGTGCCCGAGGCGAGCGCCGTCGACTTCCTCGAAGACGCGAAGCGCGCTCGCGAGCTCTCCGTCGAGGATCTGCGCGACGCCTTCGCCGTGTCGTACGAGACGGCGGCGCACCGCTTCACGAACCTCGCCACCGAGCACCTCGGTATCCCGGTGCACTTCCTCAAGGTGCACTCCTCCGGCGCGATCTCGAAGGCATACGAGAACGACGGCGCGCTGTTCCCGACCGACGCCCTCGGCTCGGTCGAGGGCCAGCTGGTGTGCCGCTACTGGAGCGCCCGGCAGGTGTTCGAACGTGAGGACCGGCTGTCGCCGTACCACCAGTACACGGACAAGCCTGTCGGCTCGTACTGGTGCACGTCGAAGATCGAGTCGTCGACGAGCGGCGACTTCTCGGTGTCGGTCGGCACGAAGTTCGCGTTCACGAAGTGGTTCCGCGGCCGCGACACCGCGGTACGGCTCACGTCGACGTGCCCGGACCCCGCCTGCTGCCGCACACCGGATGCCGAGCTCGCCGAGCGTTGGAGTGAGAACGCCTGGCCGAGCGCGCGGCTCAACTCGTCACTGCTCGCGGCGATGCCGACGGGAACCTTCACGGGCGTCGACCGCGTCGCGGTGTATGAGTTCCTAGAGGCGCATGCGCCGCATGATGGGTAGAGGCGCACGCCCCCCAGGGCGCCCAGATCTAGATGGCGCTCGGCGATCCGGCGGCCTTGAGGTACTCGGCCGCCTCGTTCTCCGCCATCAGCACCATGCCGCGCACACCGTGCGACGAGCGCGACATCGCGTCGATCCAGACGCGGTCGAGCTCGGGCGGCTTGCTGCCCGAGAACCGGAACTGCAGCGGAATCCCGGGCGAGATCCACAGGCTGACCCGGCCGGAGCCGTGCTCGGCCGGGATCGTCCAGTTGAGCAGGAACGACTCCTGCAGCCGCAGCTTCGCGACGATGGCGATCTTCAGGTGCGCGAGCGCGCGATCGTCGACTTCGTACTCGGCGCCGGTTCCGTAGACGAGGTATCCCACTACGCCAGGCTACAGTCCGTGCTCGCGCAGCCAGTCGATCGCGAGCGGCAGCGCGCGCAGCACCGACACGTGCCCGTCCTCAGCGAGCCACCACGACGTCGCGCTCGGCAGCGCCCGCAGCAGACGCGTGGCATGCCCGGCGGGCACCATGCGGTCTTGCTCTCCCTGCACGATCAGGACATGGGCGCGGATGCCTGACAGCTCGACACCCCAGTCGAAGACGAACGCGCAGTCGTCGTCGACCTCGCCGCCGTCGGCGAGCTCCGCCGCGGCCATGGCGTCCTGCCCGAGCTCCGCCCACTCCCCCTCGAGCGCGGCCCAGTCGGCCGCGATGAACACCTCGGGGTCGAACTCCGCGGTCTCCTGATAGGCGGCGCGCGCCGACAGCCCCTCGGTCGCGGCGCGCAGCGCACGCGGGTCCGCCATGCCGTCGAACCAGCCAGGGTCGTCCGTGCGATACGGCCCGACCGAGGCGAAGGTCGCGACGCCGACCGCGCGCTCCCCCGCGAGCGCCCCGAGCGCGAGCGCGTGCGGGCCGCCGCCCGACGAGCCGACGGTCGCGAACCGCTCGACCCCGAGATGGTCGAGCACCGCGAGCGCGTCGCGCGCTGAATCCGCCACGCTCCGCCCCACCAGCCGCGTGGAACCGCCGTTGCCAGCGCGCGCGACCGAGATCACGCGGGCACCCACTGCCTCGGCCGCAGCCCGCACCGGCCCGATGATGCGACCGGTGTGCGGCGTACCCGAATGCCAGACCAGGACCCGGTCACCGCTGCTTGCGCCCGTGTCGTAGAACCGCAGCACGCGACCGTCGGGCAGGGTGAGCTCAGCCCCGGCATCCGTCATCTTCGACTCCGTTCGAAAGCCTCGCCTGTGCACTTTCTCAGCGCCGGGCGGGATAACGTCTTCTAAGCAATCATGGACGTCACCATCATCGTGCCGACCTTCAACGAATCGTTGAACGTCGAAGAACTTGTCTCCCGTACCCAAGCGGCCGTCGGGTCGCGTTCGGTCGAGATCGTCTTCGTCGACGACTCGAACGACGACACCCCTGCCGTGATCCTCGACGTTGCGGCGCGCTACGCGGTCCCCGTGCGACTGATTCACCGCGACGTGCCGGTCGACGGGCTCGGCGGCGCCGTGCTCGAAGGCTTCCGCGTGGCGAACGGCCGCTGGGCCGTCGTGATGGACGGCGATCTGCAGCATCCGCCCGAGATGCTGCCCCGGCTGATCGACACCGCACTCCGTGGCGAGGCCGACGGCGTGAATCTCGTCGCCGGTTCGCGCTTCGTCGAGGGCGGCTCGGCCGAGGGGCTCTCAGACGGGGTCCGGGTGTTCTTCTCCCACTTCGGAAATGGCATCGCCAAGCTGCTGTTCCCGCGCAAGCTCGCGAAGTCGACCGACCCGATGTCGGGGTTCTTCGCCGTACGCCTCGACGCGATCGACCTCGGGTCGCTCAAGCCGCGCGGCTTCAAGATCCTGCTCGAGATCCTGTGCCGCAAGCAGATGAATCTGGTGGAGGTGCCCGCGACCCTGGCGCCGCGCGGCGGCGGCGAGTCGAAGGCCGACATCAAGCAGGTCGGGCGGCTCACGCGCCAGATCGTCGAGCTGCGCATCGGGCGGATGCCGGGCTTCGCGCTCATCGGATTCATCGGCGGCATCGCCAACCTCGCGATCATGTGGGCGCTGCAGCAGGCTGGCTGGACCTACATCGAGGCGGCGATCGCCGCAGCGGTCATCACGATCGTCGGCAACTTCATCGCCCAGGAGCACTTCCTGTACCACGACCTGCGCGCCGGGGCGCGGCGGCTGTGGTCGCGCTTCGGGCACTCGGCCGGGTTCAATGCGATCGAGTCGGCCGTGCGCACCTTCGTGCTGTGGGCGGCGGTCGAGCTGCTGCACCTGCACAGCCACACGATCCTGACCCAGGCCGCGCTGCTGGTGATCGGCTTCCTGCTGCGCTACACCTACCACGAGCGCGTGGTCTACCGGCAGCTCGCCGATGTGGACGCGCCCGCACAGGCGAAGACCTCGCTCTAGTAGGCGGTCGTGGCGCGCGCGACGTGGCTGCGCGCATGCTCGACGGCGGGCGGCAGCTCGTCGAAGAGGTGCTTGTGGTGCCGCAGCGCGGCGATCACCCCCACGCGCTCGGCGAGCCCGAGATGCTGCGCCTGGATCCCTTTGACCAGCACGGTGATGCCACGGCGCTCGAGCCGCTGCACGAGCTCGGTGAGGAACTGGGCGCCTGTCGCGTCGAGATAGCGGATCTGCGAGAGCCGGAGGATCACGACGTCCACATCGCTGATGGCGGAGATCTGATCGAGCACCCGCTCGGCCGCGCCGAAGAACAGCGCGCCGTCGATGCGGAACAGCGCGATGCGCTCGTCGCCGGGGGCGGCACCGCCCGGCAGGGCTTCGCGCTGGGCGCCCGCAGACCGCGCCACATTCCGCAGGGCGACGGCGGCGGCGATGACGAGGCCGGCGCCGACGGCGTAGATGAGGTCGACGCTCACGGTGATCACAGCAGTGATCCAGAACACGGCGGCATCGGAGCGGGACGATCGGATGACGGCGCGCACGGTGCGCGGCGAGACCATGCGGACAGCGGTGACCATCAGCACGCCTCCGAGCGCGGCGAGCGGGATGAGGGCGACGACGTGCGACGCCGCCACGACGATCACAAGGAGGACCGCCGCGTGCACGATCGCCGCGACACGCGTCTGCGCGCCGCTGCGCACGTTCACGGCGGTGCGCGCGATGGCCCCGGTCGCGGGCATGCCGCCGAAGAAGCCGGCCACGATCGACGCGAGCCCTTGGCCGACGAGCTCGCGGTCGGCGTTGTAGGGGCCCGTGTCGGAGATCGATGCGGCTACGCGGGCAGAGAGCAGCGACTCGATCGCGGCGAGCGCGGCGACGGTGATCGCGGGCAGGGCGAGGTGCGAGATCGTCGCGAGGTCGAATCCCGGCAGCCGCGGGGCCGGCAGCCCAGCGGGAAGCGCCCCGAGCTTCGCGACCGGGAGCCGCAGCAGCACGGTGAGCCCTGAGACGACGATGATCGCGACGATCGAGCCGGGCACCACGGGAATGACCTTGGGGGCCGCGAGCATCACGAGCGCGGTGGCGACGACGACGGCGAGACTCCACAGCACGGTCGGAAGCTGAGCGCGGGCTATCGCCTGCGCAGCCGCGACGGCGGCGTTGCTCGACAGCCCGTGAGCAGAAAGGCCGACGGCTTGCGGCAGCTGCTGCAGGAAGATCGTCGCCGCGATGCCCAGGGTGAAGCCCTCGATCACCGGCCACGGCAGCAGGCCGACGGCGCGCCCGAGCCGGAGGGCGCCTGCGAGCGCCACCAGGATTCCCGCGATCACGCATACCGCACCGAGTGCCCCGGTGCCGTACTGCGCGACGATCGGCGCGAGCACCACGACCATCGCCCCGGTCGGGCCGGAGACCTGCACATTCGACCCGCCGAACACCGCAGCGACGACTCCCGCGATGATCGCGGTCACGAGCCCTGCTTCGGCCCCGGCGCCCGAGCTGACGCCGAAGCCGAGCGCGAGCGGCAGCGCGACGATGCCGACGGTGAGACCTGAGAGGAGATCTGCGCGCCAGCTGGTGCGCAGCCGCGCGTAGTCGGCCCGGCCCGGCAGAAGCGACGCGACGCGGTCCGCGGCGCTCATCGGACCCCGGCGGAGTGCGCGTCGAGGTGCTCGGCGAGTTCGTCGCCACGCGCCTCGAGCAGTTCGCCCAGGAGAGTGCGCGCCGCCTCGAGCAGGCCCGCGACCGACGCGAACGCGAGCCGGTAGTAGACCTGGCTGCCGCGCCGCTCGCTCTCGACCAGGCGGTACTTCCGCAGCACGGCGAGGTGCTGCGAGAGGTGGCTCGCCTCGAGACCCGTCTGGGCGAGCAGCTCACCGACCGCCACCTCGCCGGGCGGGCCGTCTTCCGCCTCGTTCAGCAATTCGAGAACACGGATGCGCAGCGGATGCGCCAGTCCCCTGAACAGATCGGCCTTGACGTCGCTGAGCGACGGGCGGTGCTGCATCTTCGCCTTCGTTCCATTGATTGACGAATTGATGGATTCATCATATCAGCGCATCAAAAGACTCCCGACGTAGCGTGTGAGTGTGAGTTCCCGGTCATGGTTGCGCCCAGCCGGCGCGGGCGTCGCGGCCGTGCTGCTCGGCCTCGGCGCGGGCACCGTGACCGCCGCGATCGCGGCGCGCGCGTTCAGCCCGTTCGTGGTCGTCGGCTCGGCGATCATCGACCTGACGCCCGGGCCGATGAAAGAAGCCGTGATCAGGGTCTTCGGGCACGGCGACAAGGCGTTCCTGTTCGTCGTGCTCGCCGTCGTGGTCGGAGTCGTCGCCGCACTCGCCGGGGTGCTCGAGGCTCGTCGGCCGTGGCTCGGGCGCGTGATCGTGCTCGCAGGCGGCGCGATCGGCGTCGCCGCGGCGCTGAGCCGGGCCGACGCCACGGCGCTCGCCGCCCTGCCGGCCGTCGTCACCGGCATCGCGGGCGCGTGGGTGCTCGTATTCCTGATCAGGCGGATGCCTGCTGCCGTGCCGCCGCGCGCCCAGACCTCTCCCTCCCGCCGAGCCTTCCTGTCGTGGTCGGTGGCGGCCGCCGCGATCGGCGTGGTCGCCACCATCGGCGGCCAGCTCGCGACGCGCACGGCGAGCGCCGCCGCGAACGCACGGGCCGCCTTCAAACTGCCTCGGCCCGCGGCATCCGCGACGCCCGTGCCCGCCGCCGCCTCGTTCGACGTGTCGGGCATCACGC
Proteins encoded in this window:
- a CDS encoding ArsR/SmtB family transcription factor, with the translated sequence MQHRPSLSDVKADLFRGLAHPLRIRVLELLNEAEDGPPGEVAVGELLAQTGLEASHLSQHLAVLRKYRLVESERRGSQVYYRLAFASVAGLLEAARTLLGELLEARGDELAEHLDAHSAGVR
- a CDS encoding helix-turn-helix domain-containing protein, which gives rise to MEGMDSLTIGRRIRQLRSEKGLTLETLATAIDRAPSQLSVIENGRRELKLSEVNRLADALGVEVDALLSSEAPSKRAGLEIALERAQRGPLFASLGLPALPLRKTLSDEAIETILTLHGELERLHTERAATPEEARRANTELRAEQRAKNNYYPELEKAARELLAAIGHRGGPLSQRATGELASHLGFTLHYVHDLPASTRSVTDREHGRIYLPIKQAGTDPRTALLQALAAHVLGRPEPKDYGELLRQRVETNYLAGALMVPEASAVDFLEDAKRARELSVEDLRDAFAVSYETAAHRFTNLATEHLGIPVHFLKVHSSGAISKAYENDGALFPTDALGSVEGQLVCRYWSARQVFEREDRLSPYHQYTDKPVGSYWCTSKIESSTSGDFSVSVGTKFAFTKWFRGRDTAVRLTSTCPDPACCRTPDAELAERWSENAWPSARLNSSLLAAMPTGTFTGVDRVAVYEFLEAHAPHDG
- a CDS encoding alpha/beta fold hydrolase, whose product is MTDAGAELTLPDGRVLRFYDTGASSGDRVLVWHSGTPHTGRIIGPVRAAAEAVGARVISVARAGNGGSTRLVGRSVADSARDALAVLDHLGVERFATVGSSGGGPHALALGALAGERAVGVATFASVGPYRTDDPGWFDGMADPRALRAATEGLSARAAYQETAEFDPEVFIAADWAALEGEWAELGQDAMAAAELADGGEVDDDCAFVFDWGVELSGIRAHVLIVQGEQDRMVPAGHATRLLRALPSATSWWLAEDGHVSVLRALPLAIDWLREHGL
- a CDS encoding SulP family inorganic anion transporter; translated protein: MSAADRVASLLPGRADYARLRTSWRADLLSGLTVGIVALPLALGFGVSSGAGAEAGLVTAIIAGVVAAVFGGSNVQVSGPTGAMVVVLAPIVAQYGTGALGAVCVIAGILVALAGALRLGRAVGLLPWPVIEGFTLGIAATIFLQQLPQAVGLSAHGLSSNAAVAAAQAIARAQLPTVLWSLAVVVATALVMLAAPKVIPVVPGSIVAIIVVSGLTVLLRLPVAKLGALPAGLPAPRLPGFDLATISHLALPAITVAALAAIESLLSARVAASISDTGPYNADRELVGQGLASIVAGFFGGMPATGAIARTAVNVRSGAQTRVAAIVHAAVLLVIVVAASHVVALIPLAALGGVLMVTAVRMVSPRTVRAVIRSSRSDAAVFWITAVITVSVDLIYAVGAGLVIAAAVALRNVARSAGAQREALPGGAAPGDERIALFRIDGALFFGAAERVLDQISAISDVDVVILRLSQIRYLDATGAQFLTELVQRLERRGITVLVKGIQAQHLGLAERVGVIAALRHHKHLFDELPPAVEHARSHVARATTAY
- a CDS encoding glycosyltransferase; translation: MDVTIIVPTFNESLNVEELVSRTQAAVGSRSVEIVFVDDSNDDTPAVILDVAARYAVPVRLIHRDVPVDGLGGAVLEGFRVANGRWAVVMDGDLQHPPEMLPRLIDTALRGEADGVNLVAGSRFVEGGSAEGLSDGVRVFFSHFGNGIAKLLFPRKLAKSTDPMSGFFAVRLDAIDLGSLKPRGFKILLEILCRKQMNLVEVPATLAPRGGGESKADIKQVGRLTRQIVELRIGRMPGFALIGFIGGIANLAIMWALQQAGWTYIEAAIAAAVITIVGNFIAQEHFLYHDLRAGARRLWSRFGHSAGFNAIESAVRTFVLWAAVELLHLHSHTILTQAALLVIGFLLRYTYHERVVYRQLADVDAPAQAKTSL